From the genome of Haloterrigena sp. KLK7, one region includes:
- the idsA3 gene encoding geranylfarnesyl diphosphate synthase, with the protein MTSPEAREEAVLEAVRERRERVNEAIPEELPIQRPERLYEASRYLLDAGGKRLRPTVLLTAAESLLDVEPLSTDYREFPTLSGSTIDIMDAAVSVEVIQSFTLIHDDIMDDDDLRRGVPAVHKEYDLETAILAGDTLYSKAFEIMLETGAKPDRSVEALNVLATTCTKICEGQSLDVTFEERQDVSPDEYLEMVEQKTAVLYAASACLPAVLLEADEETVDALYGYGLDIGRAFQIQDDVLDLTVPSEKLGKQRGSDLVENKQTLITVHARDQGVDVDNLVDTDDVEAVTEREIDEAVAELEAAGSIEYANTTAQDLVAQGKERLEVLPDNEARELLRDLADYLIERGY; encoded by the coding sequence ATGACCAGTCCCGAGGCACGCGAGGAGGCGGTGCTCGAGGCGGTCCGCGAGCGCCGCGAGCGGGTCAACGAGGCCATCCCGGAGGAGCTCCCGATCCAGCGCCCCGAACGGCTCTACGAGGCGTCGCGGTACCTGCTCGACGCCGGCGGCAAGCGGCTGCGACCGACCGTCCTGCTGACGGCGGCCGAATCGCTGCTCGACGTCGAGCCGCTGAGCACCGACTACCGCGAGTTCCCGACCCTGAGCGGGAGCACCATCGACATCATGGACGCCGCGGTCAGCGTCGAGGTCATCCAGTCGTTCACCCTCATCCACGACGACATCATGGACGACGACGACCTCCGGCGGGGCGTCCCCGCGGTCCACAAGGAGTACGACCTCGAGACGGCCATTCTCGCCGGCGACACGCTCTACTCGAAGGCGTTCGAGATCATGCTCGAGACCGGCGCGAAACCCGACCGATCGGTCGAAGCGCTCAACGTGCTCGCGACGACCTGTACCAAGATCTGCGAGGGCCAGTCGCTGGACGTCACCTTCGAGGAGCGCCAGGACGTCTCCCCCGACGAGTACCTCGAGATGGTCGAGCAGAAGACCGCGGTGTTGTACGCCGCCTCGGCGTGTCTCCCGGCCGTCCTGCTGGAGGCCGACGAGGAGACGGTCGACGCGCTCTACGGCTACGGGCTCGACATCGGTCGGGCGTTCCAGATCCAGGACGACGTCCTCGACCTGACGGTTCCGAGCGAGAAGCTCGGCAAACAGCGAGGGAGCGACCTCGTCGAGAACAAGCAGACGCTGATCACGGTCCACGCCCGCGACCAGGGCGTCGACGTCGACAATCTGGTCGACACGGACGACGTCGAGGCCGTCACCGAACGCGAGATCGACGAGGCCGTTGCCGAACTCGAGGCCGCCGGCTCGATCGAGTACGCCAACACCACGGCCCAGGACCTCGTCGCCCAGGGCAAGGAGCGACTCGAGGTCCTGCCGGACAACGAGGCCCGCGAGTTGCTTCGGGATCTGGCGGATTACCTGATCGAACGCGGCTACTGA